A single window of Gimesia chilikensis DNA harbors:
- a CDS encoding methyltransferase domain-containing protein, protein MNLQIRQREPELMDQPGLSDAEHGSALTGLSRVNWFSRSSSIFWGPLSKLAQTIDQRPVKILDIASGGGDVSIDLAMRARQTGLDIEISGCDISEYAVRHATEKAQQKGLEKIHFFQSDIFQEPAERKYDLVMCSLFLHHLDEPQAVQLMQWMSESTRHLLLINDLRRTRLGYWLAWCGCRLLTRSPIVHTDGPISVAAAFSIDETEQLARQAGLNQVQISRHWPQRFLLEWSRV, encoded by the coding sequence ATGAATTTACAGATTCGACAACGCGAGCCGGAATTGATGGATCAGCCGGGCCTCAGTGATGCTGAGCATGGTAGTGCACTTACAGGCTTGAGTCGCGTGAACTGGTTCAGCCGCAGTAGTTCCATCTTCTGGGGGCCTCTGTCAAAGCTGGCTCAGACGATTGATCAGAGACCTGTGAAGATCCTGGATATTGCCAGCGGAGGGGGCGATGTCAGTATCGATCTGGCGATGCGCGCCCGGCAGACGGGACTGGACATCGAAATCTCCGGATGTGACATCAGTGAATATGCCGTCAGACACGCGACCGAAAAGGCTCAACAGAAAGGGTTGGAGAAGATTCATTTTTTCCAGAGTGATATTTTCCAGGAACCTGCAGAACGTAAATACGATCTTGTGATGTGTTCGCTATTTCTGCATCATCTCGATGAACCCCAGGCGGTACAACTGATGCAATGGATGTCAGAATCAACCAGACATTTATTGCTGATAAATGATCTGCGCAGGACCCGACTGGGGTACTGGCTGGCCTGGTGTGGCTGCCGTTTATTAACGCGATCGCCAATTGTACACACGGATGGTCCTATTTCCGTCGCGGCGGCATTTTCAATTGACGAGACAGAACAGTTGGCCCGACAGGCGGGCTTAAACCAGGTTCAAATTTCCCGACACTGGCCTCAAAGATTTCTGCTGGAGTGGAGTCGGGTATGA
- a CDS encoding AAA family ATPase — MDQTTEPQTQELALSLKLKDTILSPMKQTFVGKDEIIDLLGICLVARENLFLLGPPGTAKSALVQDLSRRIEGNIFDYLLTRFTEPNEIFGPFDIRKLREGELITNTEGMLPEATFVFLDELLNANSAILNSLLMVLNERIFRRGRETRALPTLMVVGASNHLPEDSALGALFDRFLVRVRCDNVEPDQLSQVLTAGWKMDVKREQTQGTMSIDEIRSLQNSLAQADFSQVQSDYVALIHRMRKAGIDVSDRRAVKLQRLLAASAILSGRLKVNRTDFWILRSIWHTEEQIEILASLVNDAIDQADETEKQSGHPRSRSADVPDPELLVRDIEQLEQRCDDESLTEIERAQLQDQVTLLASRCQWVESDQQKTFLTEKINKLRERLHSLSD, encoded by the coding sequence ATGGACCAGACAACTGAGCCGCAGACTCAAGAGTTGGCACTCAGCCTAAAGCTGAAAGATACGATTCTATCCCCCATGAAACAGACATTTGTGGGTAAAGATGAAATCATTGATCTGCTCGGCATCTGCCTGGTAGCTCGTGAGAACCTCTTTTTGCTGGGCCCCCCCGGAACTGCCAAAAGTGCGCTGGTGCAGGATTTATCTCGACGCATTGAAGGCAATATCTTTGACTACCTCCTCACTCGATTTACCGAACCCAATGAGATTTTCGGACCTTTCGATATTCGCAAACTCCGTGAAGGTGAACTGATCACGAATACTGAGGGGATGTTACCGGAGGCCACTTTTGTATTCCTGGATGAACTGCTCAATGCCAATAGCGCGATTCTGAACAGCCTGTTGATGGTACTCAATGAACGTATCTTCCGCAGGGGACGTGAAACGAGGGCACTGCCGACCCTGATGGTAGTCGGAGCCAGTAATCACCTGCCCGAGGATAGTGCACTGGGCGCGTTGTTTGACCGCTTTCTGGTCCGCGTGCGTTGTGATAATGTCGAACCCGATCAGTTGTCACAGGTATTGACGGCTGGCTGGAAAATGGATGTCAAGCGTGAACAGACACAGGGGACCATGTCCATTGATGAGATTCGCAGCTTGCAAAACAGTCTCGCGCAGGCAGACTTCAGTCAGGTGCAGTCTGATTATGTCGCGTTGATTCATCGTATGCGAAAAGCAGGAATTGATGTCTCGGACCGCCGCGCTGTGAAACTGCAGCGTCTGCTGGCTGCCAGTGCAATTCTATCCGGTAGATTGAAAGTTAACCGTACCGATTTCTGGATTCTCCGTTCCATCTGGCACACGGAAGAGCAGATTGAAATACTGGCCTCGCTGGTAAATGATGCCATTGACCAGGCAGATGAAACGGAAAAACAGTCAGGACATCCCCGTTCACGTTCCGCAGACGTCCCCGACCCCGAATTACTGGTTCGCGATATCGAGCAACTGGAACAACGCTGTGATGACGAAAGTCTCACAGAGATCGAACGAGCTCAGTTACAGGATCAGGTTACCCTTCTTGCGTCGCGTTGTCAGTGGGTAGAATCGGATCAACAGAAAACGTTTCTTACTGAAAAAATAAATAAACTGCGTGAACGACTGCATTCGCTCTCAGATTAA